The genomic window CGACGACATCGAACGCATCCACGCGCATTTCCACGGCCGCATGCGGATCGGCTACGGCTGGGGCACGCGGCTGACCAACGATTTCCGCGGTCTCGTGCCGGAGGGGCGGCTCGACCCGATCTCGGTGGTCTGCAAGGTGACGGAAGCCGGGGGGCGCCCGACGGTGAAGATCTCGGACAACCCGAGCAAGGCGCAGGGGCCGGCGGCGGAGGTGGAGCGTTACAAGCGGGTTTTCGGGGTGGGGGAGCAGGCGGCGATGGCGGTGGCGGTGTAGATGACCTGCCAACGTCTCATACCGTTTCCGCTTGATCGCTTCGGGTTTGGCCCCCCTCCGTCATCGCGAGCGGCCGCGAAGCGATCCAGGGCGCGACAGGTCCGGAAAGGGCGCGCCCTGGATCGCCACGGCTTCGCCTCGCGATGACGCAGGAGAGGCCGAACTCATCAACCGGATGTCGTATCATGCCGCTTGCCAAGGATCGATCACGTCGATGCCGCAGCCCGAAAACCCTCCGATGTCCCGGGTCGCGATACGGAATCCTGCCGCGGCGGTGATCGCGGCAATCAACGCATCGAACCCTTCGATCGGTCGCCCCATCCCACGCCGTAGCGAGACGATCCGGGCATAATGATCCGCGGCGCGATCATCGAACGGCAAGACGTGTCCGGCGAATTCATTTTCGAAGATTGCCGTGACAGCCGCACGGATCCCATCCCGACGGCGCCCCAGGGGCAAGAGGGCGGACCCGTAGAGAAGTTCGGCTCGATTGATGCTCGTCGTATTAAAGCGCGGATCGTGGCTGAACGGCGAGCCAGCCGAGAACGCGCGGATCAGGGACCGGCCGTATCAACTCGGAGATGACGTTGGTGTCGAGGACGATCATTCCTCGAGACACGGCGGATCGCG from Methylorubrum populi includes these protein-coding regions:
- a CDS encoding type II toxin-antitoxin system VapC family toxin, producing the protein MPLGRRRDGIRAAVTAIFENEFAGHVLPFDDRAADHYARIVSLRRGMGRPIEGFDALIAAITAAAGFRIATRDIGGFSGCGIDVIDPWQAA